A stretch of the Poseidonibacter antarcticus genome encodes the following:
- a CDS encoding Na/Pi cotransporter family protein, whose product MLRKILLPTILAILAYGFWISPDFKVIAAGVSIFLFGMLALEEGFKAFSGGTLEKILQKSTNKLYKSIGFGFITTAIMQSSSLVSVLTISFLGAGLIGLTQGVGIILGANIGTTTGAWLMAGFGLKVKISAYAMPLLVFGVILIFQKSKSLKGIGYIFAGLGFLFLGIHYMKEGFEAFKEAVDISNFAVSGFKGLLIFLGIGILATIVMQSSHATIVLILAALSVGQINYENALALTIGANIGTTVTAVLGSLSSNIEGKRLAGAHFIFNMITAFIAVIIIQQMMYTVDIISNFIGIAEDNYTLKLAVFDSIFKIMGVLLFIPFVDKLVSFLNRTLKSAIKKPDASLDNAKYLNNSALELPSTSMIAIIRETKHLYQNAFEIITHGLNLKTSSILSSMPLEKAIIDLYNISAIDIDMFYKNKIKGIYGEILDFSANAQSDMSPKDIERLYKLKLANRDLVEAIKDTKHLQKNLFKYSNHQNVHIKKEYNRIRQDLAELLRNLNNIANSKEEDVILLLLSKSKVHTEKYDILANGTLDNLIRQGVITNKMATSLMNDSNYAYNISKNLTDMAEIIFIDNSSILNVEMKINDDDIDSILSKKDK is encoded by the coding sequence ATGTTAAGAAAAATATTATTACCTACTATTCTAGCAATTCTTGCTTATGGTTTCTGGATTAGTCCTGACTTTAAAGTAATTGCTGCTGGTGTTTCTATTTTCTTATTTGGAATGTTAGCTCTTGAAGAAGGATTTAAAGCTTTTTCAGGTGGAACTTTGGAGAAAATATTACAAAAATCTACAAATAAACTTTACAAAAGTATTGGCTTTGGTTTTATAACAACTGCAATAATGCAATCAAGTTCATTAGTTTCAGTTCTAACTATTTCTTTTTTAGGAGCAGGACTAATTGGATTAACTCAAGGTGTTGGAATTATCCTAGGAGCTAATATTGGTACAACAACTGGAGCATGGTTAATGGCTGGATTTGGATTAAAGGTAAAAATTTCTGCTTATGCTATGCCATTACTTGTATTTGGAGTAATACTTATATTTCAAAAGTCAAAATCTCTAAAAGGTATTGGATATATATTTGCAGGACTTGGTTTTTTATTCCTTGGAATTCATTATATGAAAGAAGGATTTGAAGCATTTAAAGAAGCTGTTGATATATCAAATTTTGCAGTTTCTGGGTTTAAAGGTTTACTAATATTTCTAGGTATTGGGATATTAGCAACTATTGTTATGCAGTCATCTCATGCAACTATTGTTCTTATTTTAGCAGCACTCTCTGTTGGGCAGATTAACTATGAAAATGCTTTAGCTCTTACTATTGGAGCAAATATTGGTACTACTGTTACTGCAGTTTTAGGTTCACTTAGTTCAAATATAGAAGGGAAACGATTAGCTGGAGCTCATTTCATTTTTAATATGATTACTGCTTTTATTGCAGTAATTATTATTCAACAAATGATGTATACTGTTGATATAATTAGTAATTTTATTGGTATAGCAGAAGATAATTATACATTAAAATTAGCAGTTTTTGATAGTATATTCAAAATTATGGGTGTTTTATTATTTATACCCTTTGTAGATAAGTTAGTTTCCTTCTTAAATAGAACATTAAAATCAGCTATAAAAAAACCTGATGCAAGTTTAGATAATGCTAAATATTTAAATAATTCAGCACTAGAACTTCCCTCAACATCAATGATTGCAATTATTAGAGAAACAAAACATCTTTATCAAAATGCTTTTGAGATTATTACTCATGGTTTAAATTTAAAAACAAGTAGTATTCTATCATCTATGCCTTTGGAAAAAGCTATAATAGATTTATATAATATAAGTGCAATAGACATTGATATGTTTTATAAAAATAAAATAAAAGGTATTTACGGTGAAATACTAGATTTTTCTGCTAATGCACAATCAGACATGAGTCCAAAAGACATAGAAAGACTATATAAACTCAAACTTGCAAATAGAGATTTAGTCGAAGCAATAAAAGATACAAAACATTTACAAAAGAATCTTTTTAAATACTCAAATCATCAAAATGTACATATTAAAAAAGAATATAATCGTATTAGACAAGATTTAGCAGAATTACTAAGAAACCTTAATAATATTGCAAATTCTAAAGAAGAAGATGTTATTTTACTTTTACTTTCAAAATCAAAGGTGCATACAGAAAAATATGATATTCTTGCAAATGGCACACTCGATAATCTTATTAGACAGGGAGTAATTACTAATAAAATGGCAACTTCACTTATGAATGATAGTAATTATGCCTATAATATAAGTAAAAATCTTACAGATATGGCTGAAATTATATTTATAGATAATTCTTCAATCTTAAATGTAGAAATGAAAATAAATGATGATGATATTGACTCAATTTTAAGTAAAAAGGATAAGTAA
- a CDS encoding cache domain-containing protein encodes MQKISNVDVILRIIKYVPLIFIIIASILTTLNISFNYTNNLKKEKERIKKEYIHSNKDIIENNINIIFEYINNKNRLSNDFLKEEIKQQVYNAHSMMSSIYNKFKKTRTKEEITLIIKTALENMKFKNESGYYFIHDLKGIGIFHPINPELEGENSFYTQDRNGNFSIQESIKIANSKKGEGYQTWMYPKPNGTKIEYKKIGFIKKFEPYNWFIAVGEYVDDFQQEVKYEILKHIKENQYKNAEYIFVINKEGDFLLTRTAFTNVTDMENETLFSKVYNDFTNSKKENLYIEYALRNDKQNYSQKISYLKKVELYDWVIGTGFDLNNLDLEIKEKQKEIEKYYDEQIFITLITTIIMTALFLIISIFLSNLLKKKFLEYKESLEIQILKNQQQKETLIRAQEVAHLGDWKLNIKTRKAYWSNEIIRIFGIDKKDKDKFGPEFLKGIMLEEDKICFEDSLNKCIDTGKEHKCVYRIKRANNEIRWIECRGRLDINKLFIVGTIQDITENKKQEIEKQEKDGILYQQSKMAAMGEMIGNIAHQWRQPLSVISTAATGIKLQKQMNCLSDNELIFSLTAINNSAQHLSTTIEDFRGFFDPSNNKVTEFTISNTLNKTLNLINAQFVSKEIEIIKNIEDFNLLSIENELIQVLINILNNARDELVKKEDGKRLIFITTYIKDNISYIEILDNAGGIQKNIINRIFEPYFTTKHKAQGTGIGLYMSKEIIENHLKGNLLVSNEDYIYKNARNTGAKFTIKIKVFNSL; translated from the coding sequence TTGCAAAAAATTTCAAATGTTGATGTTATATTAAGAATAATAAAGTATGTTCCATTAATATTTATTATCATAGCATCAATTTTAACTACACTTAACATCTCTTTTAACTATACAAATAATTTAAAGAAAGAAAAAGAAAGAATTAAAAAAGAATATATACATTCTAATAAAGATATTATCGAAAATAATATAAATATCATTTTTGAATATATTAATAATAAAAATCGTCTTTCTAACGATTTTCTAAAAGAAGAAATAAAACAACAAGTCTATAATGCCCACAGTATGATGTCTTCAATATATAATAAATTTAAAAAAACAAGAACAAAAGAAGAAATAACTTTAATAATAAAAACAGCCTTAGAAAATATGAAATTTAAGAATGAAAGTGGATACTATTTTATTCATGATTTAAAAGGAATTGGTATTTTTCATCCAATAAATCCTGAACTAGAAGGGGAAAATAGTTTTTATACCCAAGATAGAAATGGTAATTTTAGTATACAAGAATCCATTAAAATAGCAAATAGCAAAAAAGGTGAAGGATATCAAACGTGGATGTATCCTAAACCTAATGGAACAAAAATTGAATATAAAAAAATTGGATTTATAAAAAAATTTGAACCTTATAATTGGTTTATTGCCGTGGGAGAATATGTTGATGATTTCCAACAAGAAGTAAAATATGAGATATTAAAACATATAAAAGAAAATCAATATAAAAATGCAGAATATATTTTTGTAATTAATAAAGAAGGTGATTTTTTACTAACGAGAACTGCGTTTACTAATGTTACGGATATGGAAAATGAAACTTTATTTAGTAAAGTATATAATGACTTTACTAATTCTAAGAAAGAAAATTTATATATAGAATATGCTTTAAGAAATGATAAACAAAATTATTCACAAAAAATATCTTACTTAAAAAAAGTTGAGTTATATGATTGGGTAATAGGAACCGGTTTTGATTTGAATAATTTAGATTTAGAAATTAAAGAAAAACAAAAAGAAATAGAAAAATATTATGATGAACAAATTTTTATTACTTTAATAACTACTATTATTATGACTGCTTTATTTTTAATAATATCAATATTTCTATCAAACTTGCTAAAAAAGAAATTTCTAGAATACAAAGAAAGTTTAGAAATACAGATACTAAAAAATCAGCAACAAAAAGAGACTTTAATAAGAGCCCAAGAAGTTGCTCATCTTGGAGATTGGAAATTAAATATAAAAACAAGGAAAGCTTATTGGTCAAATGAAATCATTCGTATATTTGGTATTGATAAAAAAGATAAAGATAAATTTGGACCTGAATTTTTGAAAGGTATAATGTTAGAAGAAGATAAAATTTGTTTTGAAGATTCATTAAATAAATGTATTGATACAGGAAAAGAACATAAATGTGTTTATAGAATAAAAAGAGCAAATAATGAAATTAGATGGATTGAGTGTAGAGGAAGACTCGATATAAACAAATTATTTATTGTAGGGACTATACAAGATATTACAGAAAATAAAAAGCAAGAAATAGAAAAGCAAGAAAAAGATGGAATCTTATATCAACAAAGTAAGATGGCAGCAATGGGAGAAATGATAGGGAATATTGCTCATCAATGGAGACAGCCTTTATCCGTAATTTCAACTGCTGCTACAGGTATAAAACTACAAAAACAAATGAATTGTTTATCTGATAATGAACTAATTTTTTCATTAACTGCTATTAATAATTCAGCCCAACATCTTTCTACTACAATTGAAGATTTTAGAGGTTTTTTTGATCCTAGCAATAATAAAGTTACTGAATTTACTATCTCTAATACTTTAAATAAAACATTAAACTTAATAAATGCACAATTTGTATCAAAAGAAATAGAAATAATTAAAAACATAGAAGATTTTAACTTATTATCAATAGAAAATGAGTTAATACAAGTTTTAATAAATATACTTAATAATGCAAGAGATGAATTAGTAAAAAAAGAAGATGGTAAAAGATTAATATTTATTACTACATATATAAAAGACAATATTTCATATATTGAAATTCTAGATAATGCAGGTGGTATTCAAAAAAATATTATAAATAGAATATTTGAACCTTATTTTACGACAAAACATAAAGCACAAGGAACAGGTATTGGATTATATATGAGCAAAGAAATTATAGAAAATCATTTAAAAGGTAATCTTTTAGTTTCCAATGAAGATTATATATATAAGAATGCAAGAAACACTGGAGCTAAATTTACAATTAAAATAAAAGTCTTCAATTCCTTATAA
- a CDS encoding ExbD/TolR family protein — translation MRRKPRETITPDITPLIDVVFILLIFFIVSSVFKKEELALVLNLPSSKAQELEVEPKEISLEISKDKLAIYGKEVSIEELDLKLAEIKDKKKNIIVRIDKDVIYEKIVKVLDNLQKYELNNLSLVTKKD, via the coding sequence ATGAGAAGAAAACCAAGAGAAACAATTACACCAGATATTACGCCGTTAATTGATGTTGTTTTTATCTTACTTATATTTTTTATAGTTTCATCAGTTTTTAAAAAAGAAGAACTAGCATTGGTTTTAAACTTACCATCTTCAAAAGCACAAGAACTAGAAGTAGAACCAAAAGAAATTTCTTTAGAAATAAGTAAAGATAAACTAGCAATTTATGGAAAAGAAGTTAGTATTGAAGAACTAGATTTAAAACTAGCAGAAATAAAAGATAAAAAGAAAAATATTATTGTAAGAATAGATAAAGATGTAATCTATGAAAAAATAGTAAAAGTTTTAGATAACTTACAAAAATATGAATTAAATAACCTTTCATTAGTAACAAAAAAAGATTAA
- a CDS encoding MotA/TolQ/ExbB proton channel family protein: MVELIDYINRGGVIVYILIGLNIIGFTIMFWKLIIITIAKFNKDRVVKRIIESMEKSNDKYEVKTLDNALDKYVKGLESGLNTVKIIASIAPLLGLLGTVVGVLNSFDSISKSGLGDPSVFSTGISIALITTVAGLIVAIPHYVGYNYLVGFIDKLEHKIEEKVITKI, from the coding sequence ATGGTAGAGTTAATAGATTATATCAATCGAGGTGGTGTGATTGTATATATTTTAATTGGGTTAAATATAATTGGATTTACAATTATGTTTTGGAAGTTAATTATTATAACAATTGCAAAATTTAACAAAGATAGAGTTGTTAAAAGAATCATAGAGTCAATGGAAAAAAGTAATGATAAGTATGAAGTAAAAACCCTTGATAATGCCTTGGATAAATATGTAAAAGGTTTAGAAAGTGGTTTAAATACTGTTAAAATTATTGCTTCTATTGCTCCTTTACTTGGTTTATTAGGAACAGTTGTTGGTGTTTTAAATTCATTTGATTCTATTTCAAAATCTGGTTTAGGAGATCCAAGCGTTTTCTCAACTGGTATTTCAATAGCACTTATTACAACAGTTGCTGGTTTAATTGTTGCAATTCCTCATTATGTTGGATATAACTATTTAGTAGGGTTTATTGACAAATTAGAACATAAAATTGAAGAGAAAGTTATAACTAAGATATGA
- a CDS encoding energy transducer TonB — translation MFNKISLVTSLVIVSIVHLSAFALYKPEPKKEVALEKPQANSISLRKVTLKKKEIQKKPVVEEVKKVQVKKEVKKIVKKAKRKVAKKVKKKVVKKKPIKKPVEKPIKKEVKKPAPQVVPQTVAKVPKITKKVVVSPATKELIKNAYLLKVKRKIEQNKVYPKSAKRLRQEGKVRVSFLITKNGNIRNIKIVGKSSYKRLNNASLELLKKIARFEAIPKELEKNSWTIEVPINYSIIN, via the coding sequence ATGTTTAATAAAATCTCATTAGTCACATCATTAGTAATTGTATCAATTGTTCATCTTTCTGCTTTTGCTTTATATAAACCTGAGCCTAAAAAAGAAGTGGCATTAGAAAAGCCTCAAGCTAACAGTATTTCTCTACGAAAAGTTACTTTAAAGAAAAAAGAAATCCAAAAGAAACCTGTAGTAGAAGAGGTTAAGAAAGTACAAGTAAAGAAAGAAGTTAAAAAGATTGTAAAAAAAGCTAAAAGAAAAGTTGCAAAAAAAGTTAAGAAAAAAGTTGTAAAAAAGAAACCTATAAAAAAACCAGTTGAAAAACCAATTAAAAAAGAGGTAAAAAAACCTGCACCTCAAGTTGTCCCTCAAACTGTAGCAAAGGTTCCTAAAATTACTAAAAAAGTTGTTGTTTCTCCTGCTACAAAAGAGCTAATAAAAAATGCATATTTGTTAAAAGTTAAGAGAAAAATAGAACAAAATAAGGTTTATCCAAAAAGTGCGAAAAGATTAAGACAGGAAGGGAAAGTTCGTGTTTCATTTCTTATTACAAAAAATGGAAATATAAGAAACATAAAAATTGTAGGAAAATCTTCTTATAAAAGACTAAATAATGCTTCTTTAGAATTACTTAAAAAAATTGCAAGATTTGAAGCAATTCCAAAAGAATTAGAAAAAAATAGTTGGACAATTGAAGTTCCAATAAATTATTCAATAATTAATTAA
- a CDS encoding heavy metal translocating P-type ATPase has product MNNEFKKVHSTKNRARYKFSLLKEKYLDENILKNNLEKIQGVIAVRINKKANSIIFDFDENNVCENIEKELASLNTDNLLNSCTSEESCTFCISNEEPSIKGMARASAALVSERLIQNDMLKAGITTAAAVPMLIDGTKELFTEGLTSKVLESAAVGISIYRKDYIAANSTNVMLELGEYIEETTVHKSDDLLKELSKPNVEEAWVEREVDGKTSEVLIKSVDIQIGDIVIVGIGNTVPIDGHIIDGSASVNEVSMTGEAEPVIKQRGDRVISGTIIEDGRLRVWAEYVGTNTATQRIKHYIESSLNEKSSVQLKATKLADSLVPVTLGLAATSYVFTKDFERTASILQADYSCALKLATPVAFKSTISKAGHNGIMIKGAKSIEALYNADTFVFDKTGTLTAGQLEVISVESYDDNWDKEKILNLTASTEEHYFHPVAEAVVKAAKENGFVHMHHEEVEFIVAHGVKTEVDKKQVVIGSRHFLEDDEKIDFSQHKDKIEKSLSQGHTLLYVGFDGKLLGTITLADNLRENSKEAISKLRELGVKNIVMLTGDTKKKAEMIAKELGIDEVRSELLPTDKATIIKELITEGKNVAFVGDGINDAPALISAHVGISMSRGADIAKATADVSLLKDDIYAVVEAKELANKTMKLIGNNFNATVGINSAILAGATFGLFSPIVTAVLHNGTTIGLLLNSIKGVK; this is encoded by the coding sequence TTATTAAAAGAGAAATATTTAGATGAAAATATTCTAAAAAATAATTTAGAAAAAATACAAGGTGTTATTGCTGTAAGAATAAATAAAAAAGCAAATAGTATTATTTTTGATTTTGATGAAAATAATGTTTGTGAAAATATAGAAAAAGAATTAGCAAGTTTAAATACTGATAACTTGTTAAATTCTTGTACAAGTGAAGAATCTTGTACATTTTGTATAAGTAATGAAGAGCCAAGTATCAAAGGAATGGCTAGAGCTAGTGCCGCTTTAGTTTCAGAAAGACTTATACAAAATGATATGCTAAAAGCTGGTATTACAACCGCTGCTGCTGTTCCTATGCTAATTGATGGTACAAAAGAACTTTTTACAGAAGGATTAACTTCAAAAGTTTTAGAAAGTGCTGCTGTTGGTATTTCTATTTATAGAAAAGATTATATAGCTGCAAACTCTACAAATGTTATGCTTGAACTTGGTGAATATATTGAAGAAACTACAGTTCATAAAAGTGATGATTTATTAAAAGAACTTTCAAAACCAAATGTTGAAGAAGCATGGGTTGAAAGAGAAGTTGATGGAAAAACAAGCGAAGTATTAATAAAAAGTGTAGATATACAAATCGGTGATATTGTTATTGTAGGTATTGGAAATACAGTGCCTATTGATGGACATATTATAGATGGAAGTGCAAGTGTAAATGAAGTTTCTATGACAGGTGAAGCTGAACCTGTTATAAAACAAAGAGGTGATAGAGTTATTTCTGGAACTATTATAGAAGATGGAAGATTACGAGTTTGGGCTGAGTATGTAGGTACTAATACAGCTACACAAAGAATTAAACATTATATTGAAAGTTCATTAAATGAAAAATCATCTGTACAACTAAAAGCAACAAAATTAGCTGATAGCCTAGTTCCTGTAACATTGGGATTAGCTGCAACTTCTTATGTATTTACAAAAGATTTTGAAAGAACAGCTTCTATTTTACAAGCTGATTATTCTTGTGCTTTAAAACTTGCAACACCAGTTGCTTTTAAATCTACTATTTCAAAAGCAGGTCATAATGGTATTATGATAAAAGGTGCAAAATCAATTGAAGCTTTATATAATGCTGATACTTTTGTTTTTGATAAAACAGGAACATTAACAGCAGGTCAATTAGAAGTAATTTCAGTTGAATCTTATGATGATAATTGGGATAAAGAAAAAATCTTAAATCTTACAGCTTCAACAGAAGAACACTATTTTCATCCAGTAGCAGAAGCAGTTGTAAAAGCTGCAAAAGAGAATGGTTTTGTTCATATGCACCATGAAGAAGTAGAATTTATCGTAGCTCATGGCGTTAAAACAGAAGTTGATAAAAAACAAGTAGTTATTGGAAGTAGACACTTTTTAGAAGATGACGAAAAAATAGATTTTTCACAACACAAAGATAAAATTGAAAAATCATTAAGTCAAGGTCATACACTATTATATGTAGGTTTTGATGGTAAGCTTTTAGGAACAATTACACTTGCTGATAATTTAAGAGAAAATTCAAAAGAAGCAATATCTAAGCTTAGAGAACTTGGTGTAAAAAATATTGTTATGCTAACAGGCGATACTAAGAAAAAAGCTGAAATGATTGCAAAAGAATTAGGAATTGATGAAGTAAGATCAGAACTTTTACCAACAGATAAAGCAACAATAATAAAAGAGCTTATAACCGAGGGTAAAAATGTAGCCTTTGTAGGTGATGGAATAAATGATGCACCAGCATTGATTTCTGCTCATGTAGGAATTTCAATGAGTCGTGGGGCTGATATAGCAAAAGCTACTGCTGATGTTTCTTTATTAAAAGATGATATTTATGCAGTTGTTGAAGCAAAAGAATTAGCAAATAAAACAATGAAATTAATAGGTAATAACTTTAATGCAACAGTAGGTATAAACTCTGCAATATTAGCAGGAGCTACATTTGGATTGTTTTCACCAATCGTAACAGCTGTTTTACATAATGGTACAACTATTGGATTATTATTAAACTCAATAAAAGGAGTAAAATAA